The Streptomyces sp. BHT-5-2 genomic interval CGCCCAGCCGCCCCGTTCACAGCCCGGCGCGCTCCCGGGCCCGGGTGAGCAGGGCGACCAGCATCTCCGGGGTGAGCCGGCCGGTGAAGGTGTTGCGCTGGCTCGGGTGGTAGCAGCCGAGGAGCCGCAGCTCCCCGCGTCCCGGCCCGGCCGGCAGCACCGCCTCGGCGCCGTGGCCGAACGCCGGACGGGGCCGCGGCAGCGACCAGCCCGCCGCGCCGAGCGCCGGCCACAGCGCCTGCCAGGCGAAGGCGCCCAGCGCCACCACCGCCCGCAGCCCCGGCGCCAGCAGCTCCAGCTCGGCCGCCAGCCAGGGCCGGCAGGTGTCCCGCTCGGCAGGGGTAGGCCGGTTCTGCGGTGGCGCGCAGTGCACCGGTGCGGTGACCCGCACCCCGTACAGTTCCAGCCCGTCGCCCCGGTGCGTGGCGGTCGGCTGCGAGGCCAGGCCCACCGCGTGCAGCCCCGCGAACAGGAAGTCCCCGGAGGCGTCGCCGGTGAACATCCGGCCGGTGCGGTTGCCGCCGTGCGCGGCCGGGGCCAGCCCCACCACCGCCAGCGCGGCGTCCGGCGGGCCGAACCCCGGCACCGGCCGCGCCCAGTACTCCCAGTCCCGGAACGCCGCCCGGCGCTCCCGCCCGACCCGCTCCCGCCAGGCCACCAGCCGGGGGCAGGCCCGGCACTCCGCCACCGCGGCGTCCAGCGCCGGCAGCCCGCCGCAGCGCGGCGCCGCACGCGCCGGATACCCCCGGTCCTCCGTGCCCGGCGGTCCACCGTTCGGCTCCCGGACCATGCCGGCCCCTCCTCTCCGCGCGCCGGTCCCGGGCGCGCCGCTTCCCGGTACGGCGGATCATGCCGCACCGCCCGGTCCGTCGTGCGTCGGGGCGAGCAGCAGCAGCGCCACGTCGTCCAGCCGTTCCGTGCGGGCGCCGCGCCGGGTCAGGACGGCGTCGGCCAGCGCGCCGGGGTCCGGGCTCCGCGCCGCGGCCAGATCGGCGGCCAGGGCCGCCACCCCCTCCTCCAGGTCGCCGCCGGGCCGCTCGACCAGCCCGTCGGTGTAGAGCGCCAGCACCGCCCCGGGGGGTAGCGGGAGGGGGCTGGCCGCGAAACGGGTGTCGGGCGCGACGCCCAGCAGCAGCCCGGGCGGCACCCGCAGCACCTCGGCGTGCCCGTCGGGGTGGCGCAGCACCGGCGGCGGATGGCCGGCGCTGGCCAGGCACGCCTGGTGGGTGCGCAGGTCCAGGTGGACGTAGAGACAGCTGGTGAACAGCTCCGGGTCCAGGTCGGCGAGCAGCCGGTTGGTGCGGTTCAGTACCTCGTCGGGGGCCGCGCCGGCCGCCGCGAACGCGTGCACGGCGGTACGGGCCTGGCCCATCAGGGCGGCGGCCGCCGCGTTGTGCCCCTGGACGTCGCCGATCACCGCGGCCACCCGGTGCGCGTCGAGCCGGATCAGGTCGTAGAAGTCGCCGCCGATGTCCATCCCGCGGGTGGAGGGCAGATAGCGGGCGGCGACCGACAGGCCCGGGACCGGCGGCAGCCGGTGCGGCAGCAGTCCCGCCTGCAGGTCGTGCGCCAGCTGCTGCTTGGTGTCGTAGAGGCTGGCCCGGTCCAGTGCCTGGGCCATCAGCCCGGCCAACGACGTCAGCACCTGCCGCTCCTGGGGGCTGAAGGTCCGCGGATGCCGGTAGGCCAGCACACAGCAGCCGACCGGGCGGCCGGAGACGATCAGCGGCAGCACCGCCCGGGCCGCCATCCCGGTCAGCGCCGCCAGCCCCGGGAAGCGGGCCTCGGTCTCCTCCACGGAGCCGAGGAAGCTCGGCTCGCCGGTGGCCAGGGCAGCCACGGTGGGGGAGTTCGCGCTGGTCAGCGGCAGACCCTCGAACGCCTCCACGACCTCCTGGGCGTAGCCGTGCTGGCCGATGGTCCGCAGCCGGCCCGCCTCCGCGGCGTACATCAGCATGGCCTGGGCGCCGAAGGCCGGCACGATCTGCTCGGCGAACAGGTCGGTGACGTCCTTGACGCCCACCGCCTCGGTGAGCGCCGCGGCGAGGTGCAGCACGTGGTACATCTGCGCGGCCCGCAGCGGCATGACCTCCGTGGGCCAGTGCGCCTCCGGGTCGGTCTCCCCGCCCGTGTCGCTGATCCACACGCTCACCCCGCGGCCGTCCGGGAACAGCCGGAACGTCAGCCTGTGCCCCGGCGCCCGGCAGGCGGTGAACGCTGCCGGGCGGCGGCTCATCACCGCCGCCCGGCAGCGGTCCTCGAAGACCGGGCCGGCCAGCCACGGCAGCACGTCCCAGGGGCGGGCGCCGCGCAGCGCGGCCGCGTCCACGCCCAGCAGCGCCGCCGCGCCGGTGCTGAGCATGGTGACCCGTCCCTCCATGTCGAGCCCGCAGCCGCCGCCCGGGAGCCGTTCGACGTAGTCGACGGTGGCCAGCGCCTCGGCCGGGTCGACGGCTCGGGCCGGGGGTTTGTGCACCACCAGCGGCGCGTCCGGCGGGCCCGGTGTGGGCAGCAGCGCCGCCAGCCGCCGGCAGGCGCGCTCGAACGCGGTGCGCTCGGCCTCCGACAGCTCCGCCGGGTGCCCGGCCGGCCACAGCAGCACCACCGCGCCCCGGCAGCCGGTCCCGTCGTCCAGCGGTGCCGCGCCCAGCGCGAAGTCGTAGGGCAGGGCCACCGCAGTCCGGGGGAAGTCCCGGGCCAGCTGTCGGTGGCCGGCCGCCCACACCAGGCGCTGCCGGCGGGCCGCCACCGCGACCGGGATGGGGGCCGCCAGCGCGATCCGCTGCCAGGGGTCCAGCACCGGGGTCGGGATGCCGCTCAGCGCCGTCAGCCGCAGCACCGGCGCGTCGGGCGCCAGCTCGTAGACCATGATCGAGGTGGCGCCGGTCTCCGCCATCGTCCGCAGCAGTTCCTGACCCAGCGGAGCCTCACCATTCCCACCGGTCGTCATGGCACACCTGCCCAGAGCCGCGGCACAGTGC includes:
- a CDS encoding uracil-DNA glycosylase; the encoded protein is MVREPNGGPPGTEDRGYPARAAPRCGGLPALDAAVAECRACPRLVAWRERVGRERRAAFRDWEYWARPVPGFGPPDAALAVVGLAPAAHGGNRTGRMFTGDASGDFLFAGLHAVGLASQPTATHRGDGLELYGVRVTAPVHCAPPQNRPTPAERDTCRPWLAAELELLAPGLRAVVALGAFAWQALWPALGAAGWSLPRPRPAFGHGAEAVLPAGPGRGELRLLGCYHPSQRNTFTGRLTPEMLVALLTRARERAGL
- a CDS encoding SpoIIE family protein phosphatase, with product MTTGGNGEAPLGQELLRTMAETGATSIMVYELAPDAPVLRLTALSGIPTPVLDPWQRIALAAPIPVAVAARRQRLVWAAGHRQLARDFPRTAVALPYDFALGAAPLDDGTGCRGAVVLLWPAGHPAELSEAERTAFERACRRLAALLPTPGPPDAPLVVHKPPARAVDPAEALATVDYVERLPGGGCGLDMEGRVTMLSTGAAALLGVDAAALRGARPWDVLPWLAGPVFEDRCRAAVMSRRPAAFTACRAPGHRLTFRLFPDGRGVSVWISDTGGETDPEAHWPTEVMPLRAAQMYHVLHLAAALTEAVGVKDVTDLFAEQIVPAFGAQAMLMYAAEAGRLRTIGQHGYAQEVVEAFEGLPLTSANSPTVAALATGEPSFLGSVEETEARFPGLAALTGMAARAVLPLIVSGRPVGCCVLAYRHPRTFSPQERQVLTSLAGLMAQALDRASLYDTKQQLAHDLQAGLLPHRLPPVPGLSVAARYLPSTRGMDIGGDFYDLIRLDAHRVAAVIGDVQGHNAAAAALMGQARTAVHAFAAAGAAPDEVLNRTNRLLADLDPELFTSCLYVHLDLRTHQACLASAGHPPPVLRHPDGHAEVLRVPPGLLLGVAPDTRFAASPLPLPPGAVLALYTDGLVERPGGDLEEGVAALAADLAAARSPDPGALADAVLTRRGARTERLDDVALLLLAPTHDGPGGAA